Genomic DNA from Niabella ginsenosidivorans:
CATCTTGATAAAGACAACTTCAACCCCGTAATGACCGCCGCTGATCTGAAAGGATTTGTTGAGCGGAAACCGGTAGATCCGAAAGTGATGGAATACCGGCAGCGCCTGGAGCAGGCGGAGCACCTCATCCTCATTTTTCCCATCTGGTGGGAGCTGATGCCTGCCATGACAAAAGGGTTTATAGATAAAGTGATTTTCCCCGGAGTGGCCTATGATCATCCGCCCAAAGGCGTTCTTTTTACGCCCCTTTTCAAAAAAATAAGAGGTGTTACAATGATCACCACCATGAATTCTGCCGGCATCGTATACCGGCTCTTTTTCGGAAATGCCATACAGCGTTCAGTTTTACGGGGCACATTCTGGAAAACAGGGTATAAGAACCGTAAGTGGATCAATTTAACCATGGTCAAAATGATCTCTGAGGAAAAGCGGAAAAAACGGCTTCAAAAGCTGGAGCAGGTTTTTGCCAGACTGAAATAACAGGTACCATACTTTAGCGTCGCCATCCCGCTAATTATTCAAATTCTGTATGAAAAATTTTATGTACGTTTGGCTTCTAAGCAAACAGCAGCATGAATGCGAATAAACAGGGCGGGTTATTAAACGCTGTTATCGGGGGGATCTTACTCTGGGGAGCATGGCCCACATCTCCTTTAACGATACTTATATTCATTGCCTGGGTTCCGTTGCTTTATACAGCCGAATCGGCCGGTTCCTGGGCGCGGTTCTTCGGCTATACCTATATTACCACGCTGCTTTGGAATGTGCTGGTCACCTGGTGGGTTGCAAAAGCCAGCGTACCGGGCGGCATAGGCGCCTTTGCCGCCAACAGCCTGCTGATGTGCGTTCCATGGCTGGCCTACTATTTTACCCGCAAACAGTTTAACGCGTTTGTTTCCGGGTTGGCTTTAATTGCCTACTGGCTTACATTTGAGTTCATTCATATGAACTGGGATCTTAGCTGGCCCTGGTTGTCCTTAGGCAATGTATTTGCAATGCATCCCAACTGGGTACAGTGGTATGAATATACAGGAACTGCCGGGGGCAGCCTGTGGGTGCTGTTAAGCAATATACTGGTGTTTAATGTGTTGCTTCGTTACCGGGAAGAAGGCCGCAGCACAGGCTATTTTAAATTAGCCGCCGCCTGGGTACTGACGCTCTGTGTGCCGATCCTGCTTTCTGCGTTTACCAAACAAAATCTAACACTGCAGCATAATAAATACAATGTGGTGGTGGTTCAGCCCGATTATGACCCATGGGACGACAAATTTGTTGCCGGAAAGGAAGAAGAGCATCTTCATAAATTGATTCGTCTTTCGCAACAAAATATAGATGCCAATACCGCGGTAGTTATATGGCCGGAAACAGCTGTGCCGTATACAGTACGGGAAGATCAGCTGCATGAAAACCGCTTCCTGGTGCCGCTGTGGGCTTTTTTAAAGAACAATCCACACATAAACCTGCTTACAGGACTGGAAGGCTATAGATTGTATCCTGTAAGACCCAGTCGTTTTGCCACGAAGTTGCCGGATGGATCTTTTGCAGAAAGCTATAATAGTGCAGCCTTGTTTGACAGTAACAGCGTGCAGATCTATCACAAATCCAAATTGGTTCCAGGGCCTGAAGTATTGCCGGGGTTTATAAGCTTCCTGGCTCCTCTGTTTGAGAAATTTGGCGGAACTATGGGCGGCTATACAAAGGATAGTACAGAAAAGGTATTGCAAACTTCCAATAATACGTTCAGCATTGCACCAGCTATTTGCTACGAAAGCATTTATGGCGATCATTTGTCGCGGTTTAACCGTAAAGGAACCAATCTGATAGCCGTTATTACCAATGACGGGTGGTGGGGAAATACACAGGGGTACCGGCAGCATATGCAATACGCAAGATTGCGGGCTATTGAAAGCCGGAAATGGGTGGCACGCAGTGCCAATACAGGCATCAGCTGTTTTATTGATCCCTATGGGAATATTACCCGGCAGTTGCCCTGGAACCGGCAGGGCGTTCTGAAACAAACCGTTGCGGCGTTTGTTACGGAAACGTTTTATACAAAGCATGGCGATTGGATATCAAAAATTGCTGCGGTCATTGCGGTGCTCTTTTTATTGTTTTTAGTTTACAGGATATTTGCAAAAAAGACTTCATCACCCTTAAAATCACCCTGAATGGAAAAGAAGGCGATCACCATCAATAATAAAATAATCAGTTACGGCGTAGAAGGCGTGGGGCAACCTGTTGTGCTGCTTCATGGGTTTGGCGAGGATAGTTCTGTATGGGAAAATCAGGTAGACTACCTGCGCCACAACTACCAGGTAATTGTGCCGGATATTCCCGGTAGCGGGAAATCTGAACTGACAGATGATGTAAGTATGGAAGGTATTGCCGGTGTGGTGAAGCAGATCATTGAAGCAGAAGAGCTGGATGCTGTAGTATTGATCGGGCACAGCATGGGCGGTTATGCTACCATGGCCTTTGCAGAGCAGTACCCGCATATGCTGGATGGTTTCGGGCTGTTTCATTCCACCGCCGCAGCTGATACAGAGGAAAAAAAAGAAGCCCGGAGAAAAGGGATTGCGTTTATTGAAAAGAACGGCGCCAATGAATTTTTAGAAACAACGATCCCCAATCTTTTTGCCGATACCACAAAGGAAAAAAAGCCAGAGCTGATCAAAGCTTTTACCGCCTCACTGCCAAAGTTTTCACGGCCGGCGCTCAAAGCATACTATGAAGCCATGATCGCAAGACCGGAGCGGATCGACCTGTTTTCAAAGACTGACCTGCCGGTGCTGTTCATTATCGGGGAACAGGACAATCTTATTTCTTTTGAAGATGTTTTAAAGCAGTCTTCCATGCCCCGGGTGTCCTATATTCATGTATTGCATCACTCAGGTCACATGGGCATGCTGGAAGAACCGGCCAAAGCAAATGCGGCGATCGAAGAGTTCTTAATGGAGTTGAAGTAGGTCAGAGATCTGAGCATTGAGATGTGGGCATTGAGTTATCAGTAGTCAGTTGTCAGCCCGAACCGGAATAGTCAGTAACAGGAAATAAAGCACCCATGAATAAAATTGTTTTGATAACAGGCGCTACTGCCGGATTTGGCGAGGCCTGTGCGCGAAAATTTGCCGCCAGCGGATATGATGTGATCATTACCGGCAGAAGGCTGGACCGCCTTGAAAGACTCACAGAGGAGCTGAAGGCACAGTATTCCGTTGATGTATTGCCGCTCCGTTTTGATGTGCGCAGCCGCGATGCCGTGCTGAATGCCATTAATGAGCTGCCGGATCAATGGAAAAGGATAGATGTACTGATCAATAACGCGGGGCTGGCAGCAGGTAAGGATGATTTTGATAAAGCCAGCCTGGATGACTGGGACGCAATGGTGGATACCAATATAAAGGGGTTTGCTTACATAGCCCAGTCAGTTGCACAGCTGATGATCCCCCGTAAAAAAGGCCATATCATTAACCTGGGCTCCGTTGCAGCCAAGCAGGTCTATGCACAGGGAAATATGTATTGTGCTACCAAACATGCTGTGGAAGCGCTTTCACAGGCGATGCGCATTGACCTGCTGCCGTATCATATTAAAGTGACGGCCGTCCATCCGGGAGCTGCCAATACCGAGTTCTCAACCGTTCGTTTTAAAGGAGACCGTATTGCTGCTGATAAAGTGTACGACGGTATGATTCCTCTGGTTGCTGCAGATGTTGCAGAAACTATTTTTTACTGTACCACATTGCCGGATCATGTTTGTATCAATGATCTTGTAATTACCTGTACCCAGCAGGCGGACTGTTTTTATTACGATAGAAAATAATGGATGAGCAGAAGCCGGGCACATTTTACGGAGCACCGGGGACGAACGCAGAAACTGTAAAAAAAAACAGCCATAAATACCGGCGGAACGGCCTGGCGGGCAGGCACGGATAAAACAAGAACGAAGTTTTTATTTAAAATAACACCAGTAATGCCCCCCTGGACACATTTTCGCATTTTGGAGTAGTTTTCAATAATTCGGTTGACGGGTGCTCGGAATGACATTTTTATATATCCTCCTGTATAAAAGGCCAGCCATAACGGGTTTCTGGCGCATTCAGTAACTTTGATCTTCAAACTTTTACGAATTGGCAATAAAATTTGGAGTAGCCGGCAGCGGCAGCTGGGCAACAGCGTTGGTAAAAATATTAACGGATAACGGTCACAAGGTAAACTGGTGTTTGCGTAATGAAGCGTCTGTTGCCTTTATCAAACAGCGGCACCACAACCCCAAGAATCTTACGGCTGCGGTGCTCAATACCCGGTTGCTTCACCTGACTACTGATCTGGCTGCGCTTGTTGACAGATCGGATGTAGTGATCCTGGCAATGCCATCTGCCTATGTAGCCGCCACCCTGCAGGTGCTGGCCCCGGACGCTTTCGGCAACAAAAAAATCCTTTCCGCAATTAAGGGTATTTTACCGGTGGAAAATGTTTTGCTGAATGAGCACCTGGAGCGCAATTTTGATGTGCCGCTAACCAATTATTTTGCAGTATTAGGCCCCTGTCATGCTGAAGAGGTAGCTGCTGAAAAGCTTTCTTATCTTACTTTTTCCGGTGTTGACGAAGCATTTGCATCCAGGATCGCGGCGCATTTTAAATCCTCCTTTATCAATACGGTTGTTAATGAAGATATACTGGGAGTACAATATGCTGCGGTTTTAAAAAATATCTATGCGCTGGGCGCCGGCATTGCGCATGGCCTTGATTATGGTGATAACTTTCAAAGCGTTTATATTGCCAACAGCGCGGATGAAATGGCCGGTTTTCTCAGAAAATTCGGAGCTGAGCATATTGTAGTAGGGGAGCATGACGATCTTGACCATCCCGGTAAAAAATACGCCAATTATTCCGCCTCCGTTTATCTGGGCGATCTTTTGGTAACCTGCTATTCCCTGCACAGCCGGAACCGCACTTTTGGAAACATGATCGGAAAAGGATACAGCGTACAGGCCGCCCAACTGGAGCTGCGCATGGTAGCGGAGGGGTATAATGCCGCTAAATGCATTTATAATACCAATAAGTCCCTGAAGGCGGATATGCCCATTGCAGATACGATCTACCAGATCCTGTGGGAGCAGTTGCCCCCTGCAAAAGGATTTGAAAAAATTGAAGGATTTCTGATATAGCCGGTAACACGCATATACAGCCGGACGTTTCAACCGGGCCAAACCGGTGATGGCACTGATTCTCATTGACTGTGAAGATTTGTAATTCCTCTGCTTTGTCCGGGTTTTTATGATTATATTGTGCAGACAAACGATTGTTGAACCGATAATTTTATAACGATGGATATACCTGCATTTCCAAACGGGTTTGATTCCTGGCACAAGACCCATTTTGAAGTAGTGGAAGCGCTTTGTTATTTAAGAGATCTGGAAGAAACCCGGCAAACAAAAAATTTTGCTGAGATGCTGAACCGGAGCGCTACGGAAGACCTGTACCAGCTGGCAAAAACGCTTACCGACCGGTTTGAAGAGCAGGCCCGGGAGCTCCCCCGAACCCGGACACTTTTTGAAGAAATTGAAGATTTTGTAGCAGGGGAAATAAAACAGAAAGCGCAATAATCCTGCAAAGAGCGTACTTAGTACTATGCATCCAGGAACAGATCTGCTGCAATTCCGTCTGCATACAATTTGCCTTCATTGGTTAACCAGATAACGCTGCCGTGCTGCTGCAAATGACCACGCCGGGTATGTTTTACTGCCTGTTCCAGTACATATTTTTTTCCCATCTCCGGCAACAGGGCCGTATCGATGCCCTCTGCTGTTCTCAGGGCAATCATGATGTATTCATTGAACCTTTGTACAGGGGTCAGTATTTCCTCTTCAAAGGGAATATTTCCCTCATTAATGGCATGGATGTATTTTTGATTGCTGGCCACGTTCCACCTGCGCGCCATGCCGTTAAAGGAATGGGCTGAAGGGCCAAAGCCCCAATAGGGCACTCCTTTCCAATAGGCGCTGTTGTGGCGGCTGCGGAAACCCGGTTTTGCAAAATTGGAGATCTCATAATGCTCGAATCCCGCGTCTTTCAGCCAGTTCATCAGCAATAAGAATTGCTCTGATTGCCTGCCGGCATCAATATCATTTTTTTCATGCTTTCGGATCATTTTATCCAGCGGCGTCTTTGGTTCTATCGTTAATGCATAACAGGAAAGATGCGGAACGCCCAATTCCAGTGCGGTTTCCACGTTTTGCCGCCAACGCCCATCGCTTAAACCCGGAACACCATAGATCAGGTCAATAGTGATGTTTTCAAAATCATTCAGGGCAAGTAGCAGTCCCTGCCTTGCCTGTTCTGCGTTGTGTGCCCGGTTCATCCACCGCAGGTCTTCCTCAAAAAAAGACTGTACCCCGATGCTCAATCGATTAATACCGGCCTTTTTCCATGCTTTTAACTGCGCTGCAGATAAATCGTCCGGGTTGGCCTCTAATGTTATTTCTGCGTCATCAGCAACCGGGTAATACCGGTTTGCCTGTTCCAGTAAATGGGCTATTGCATCCGTTTCCAGCAAACTGGGTGTACCCCCACCAAAATAAAGGGTTGCAACGGGCTGCTGCTTAATAAAGCCACCTGCACCTGCCAACTGCATTTCCCTTTCAATGGCATCCACCAGTTGCTTCTTATAGTGCAGAGAGGTGGTAAAATGAAAATTGCAATAATTACAGGCCTGCCTGCAAAAAGGAATATGAATATAAATACCCGCCAATGGTGCTGTTTAAATAATGAGAATACGCTATAATCAAAAATATCTGCCTTTTAGACCCAACTGCCATGATGTTTGGGCTGGAAATGCTGTTGTCAAAGACCAAAGTTAATTCGAAAATTGAAAGCAAATCACAACTGTTTTCTTCAAATAGCGTTTATTTTGCAGTTGCCAATGACAGATGTGTTATTGTTTTGGAAATCAATCTTTCTTTTTGTCATGCCGTTCCGATAGTTCGGAATTGTTTCGGCATCTATTTATCGCTAATTTGGACCCTGAAACAAAAACAGATCCCGGAACAGGTCCGGGATGACATCTTCAGGGTGAGCCGTAAGAATAATTGTCATTGCCTCATCCGAACTTTCGGATGGT
This window encodes:
- a CDS encoding NAD(P)H-dependent oxidoreductase, which gives rise to MKVVIVFNHPYEGSYCNAVLESVIKGLQKAQHETDLIHLDKDNFNPVMTAADLKGFVERKPVDPKVMEYRQRLEQAEHLILIFPIWWELMPAMTKGFIDKVIFPGVAYDHPPKGVLFTPLFKKIRGVTMITTMNSAGIVYRLFFGNAIQRSVLRGTFWKTGYKNRKWINLTMVKMISEEKRKKRLQKLEQVFARLK
- a CDS encoding alpha/beta fold hydrolase: MEKKAITINNKIISYGVEGVGQPVVLLHGFGEDSSVWENQVDYLRHNYQVIVPDIPGSGKSELTDDVSMEGIAGVVKQIIEAEELDAVVLIGHSMGGYATMAFAEQYPHMLDGFGLFHSTAAADTEEKKEARRKGIAFIEKNGANEFLETTIPNLFADTTKEKKPELIKAFTASLPKFSRPALKAYYEAMIARPERIDLFSKTDLPVLFIIGEQDNLISFEDVLKQSSMPRVSYIHVLHHSGHMGMLEEPAKANAAIEEFLMELK
- a CDS encoding SDR family NAD(P)-dependent oxidoreductase, with the translated sequence MNKIVLITGATAGFGEACARKFAASGYDVIITGRRLDRLERLTEELKAQYSVDVLPLRFDVRSRDAVLNAINELPDQWKRIDVLINNAGLAAGKDDFDKASLDDWDAMVDTNIKGFAYIAQSVAQLMIPRKKGHIINLGSVAAKQVYAQGNMYCATKHAVEALSQAMRIDLLPYHIKVTAVHPGAANTEFSTVRFKGDRIAADKVYDGMIPLVAADVAETIFYCTTLPDHVCINDLVITCTQQADCFYYDRK
- the hemW gene encoding radical SAM family heme chaperone HemW produces the protein MAGIYIHIPFCRQACNYCNFHFTTSLHYKKQLVDAIEREMQLAGAGGFIKQQPVATLYFGGGTPSLLETDAIAHLLEQANRYYPVADDAEITLEANPDDLSAAQLKAWKKAGINRLSIGVQSFFEEDLRWMNRAHNAEQARQGLLLALNDFENITIDLIYGVPGLSDGRWRQNVETALELGVPHLSCYALTIEPKTPLDKMIRKHEKNDIDAGRQSEQFLLLMNWLKDAGFEHYEISNFAKPGFRSRHNSAYWKGVPYWGFGPSAHSFNGMARRWNVASNQKYIHAINEGNIPFEEEILTPVQRFNEYIMIALRTAEGIDTALLPEMGKKYVLEQAVKHTRRGHLQQHGSVIWLTNEGKLYADGIAADLFLDA
- the lnt gene encoding apolipoprotein N-acyltransferase gives rise to the protein MNANKQGGLLNAVIGGILLWGAWPTSPLTILIFIAWVPLLYTAESAGSWARFFGYTYITTLLWNVLVTWWVAKASVPGGIGAFAANSLLMCVPWLAYYFTRKQFNAFVSGLALIAYWLTFEFIHMNWDLSWPWLSLGNVFAMHPNWVQWYEYTGTAGGSLWVLLSNILVFNVLLRYREEGRSTGYFKLAAAWVLTLCVPILLSAFTKQNLTLQHNKYNVVVVQPDYDPWDDKFVAGKEEEHLHKLIRLSQQNIDANTAVVIWPETAVPYTVREDQLHENRFLVPLWAFLKNNPHINLLTGLEGYRLYPVRPSRFATKLPDGSFAESYNSAALFDSNSVQIYHKSKLVPGPEVLPGFISFLAPLFEKFGGTMGGYTKDSTEKVLQTSNNTFSIAPAICYESIYGDHLSRFNRKGTNLIAVITNDGWWGNTQGYRQHMQYARLRAIESRKWVARSANTGISCFIDPYGNITRQLPWNRQGVLKQTVAAFVTETFYTKHGDWISKIAAVIAVLFLLFLVYRIFAKKTSSPLKSP
- a CDS encoding NAD(P)H-dependent glycerol-3-phosphate dehydrogenase, producing MAIKFGVAGSGSWATALVKILTDNGHKVNWCLRNEASVAFIKQRHHNPKNLTAAVLNTRLLHLTTDLAALVDRSDVVILAMPSAYVAATLQVLAPDAFGNKKILSAIKGILPVENVLLNEHLERNFDVPLTNYFAVLGPCHAEEVAAEKLSYLTFSGVDEAFASRIAAHFKSSFINTVVNEDILGVQYAAVLKNIYALGAGIAHGLDYGDNFQSVYIANSADEMAGFLRKFGAEHIVVGEHDDLDHPGKKYANYSASVYLGDLLVTCYSLHSRNRTFGNMIGKGYSVQAAQLELRMVAEGYNAAKCIYNTNKSLKADMPIADTIYQILWEQLPPAKGFEKIEGFLI